The genomic interval AACAGTCCTCTTGTCAGGTTCTGGAAAACAGTCTTGAAAACATTTCCTGATATATTTTATACCAAGCTAAGCCAATGCACATAGGAGTTTCTGAATTGTAGATTTAAGACACATTACAGCAACTCCAATGTACATACCAAGCTTCATGCAAACAGTGGGCTCTCCTCACTAATCTACATTTGTGCAAAACTTGCTGTTCTGATTACTGCTCTTTTCGTTGCAAAGAGTATTCTTCTAAGCATTTCAGAAGAACAATTTAAATTTATGCATAAATAACCCACACAAATGTCTAAATACCATCTTCATCTGGTTTCAAGCAGCAAGACAACATGTTTCTACCATGTTTTATGGAAATGCAACATGCAAAGTAAGAGACATGCATTCTCCCCCTCCACATAGTCAGATCTGTAATAGTTTTACTTCTACGTAATGAATGGCAATTAAGAGATGATAAACATTGGAACCTACCTGGGCCTTTCTGGAGAAGGGTTTGGACTACGAGGGGGAGGGGTGCGGGGGACAGCAGCTTTAGGAGCTATGGTAGCGGCAGGGATCAGGCCATGAGCTATATGTTTctagataatttaaaataaagttaGTTGGTAATGAACTAACACAATGGAGAAAAAAACACAAGTCTATGCATGCAAAAGGACTGACAAAATAATACAGCATGGGAAAACATTAAGATGTAAATTAATGTATGCATCAGGGTCAATGAATCTAACTCTACATATGATTTTAATGTCATTAGCATTCACTACATGAAGACATTCAAGAGCCTTTAAGCTAGTAAGATTTACACCCTGCTCCATTGTCTCTACAACATGTCAGTAGAGCACTGCTGTCATGTCTCTTCAGCAATAGCAGTGTTCAGTACTGAACATTAATACAAATATGATTATACACCATCTAAATATTCATGTACCAAATCCTTAACTGAAGACTTGttgaataacattttatttttaaaatgaaatatcttCACTCCTAACGTTTTATGATGAGATGTAGTTAAACAACACCTggagaactacaacttccaccagccCTAGTCATGCCCAACAGTGAAGAATACTGGGAATTATAGTGGAACTTCTGGATAGCTAAAGGGTTCCCTCCCCTCTTTTGTGGAAATAATCTCATTTTAACAAAAAATTAATTATAGATAACTGCTACTAGAAGCAAAAGAACTGAGACCCCACCTCCATTACCAACTAAAATCCAgtctatttgctttgaactaaattatatggcagtgtagatccagcctgagacagaccccttctacactgctctatatctcaggatctgatactAGAGATTATCtgcttaaactggattatattagtgtccactgccagataatctgggataaacagataatctgggatcagatcctgggatatagggacagtgtggcaGGGGCCATAGTTTCTATATAGCTGATTAATAATCAATATACAACCTTGGAAAGAATGAGCTATTTGTATTCTAAAAtatagcagctgttaggaattgtgggagttgaagtacaaaacaccttgaagaccaaagtttgcccatgcctgttttaacaGCCTATTGATATATTTATATGTTAGTGTTTTGTGATTTTCATGATTTAATGCACAATGTGTATTGTATTTTGCTTGTTTTATATTAATGTGGCATTGGACTATTGCCAGTTTggaagctgttctgagtcccctttgtggctGAGATAGAGCgagataaaaatacagtaaagtaaATACACAGAGCGggttataaagttgttgttgtttatgtaaaATTGCCATTGAATTATTTCCAATTTAGTCCCTTTAGTccctctgagtccctttcgggttGAGATAGAACGGggtaaaatacaataaacaaataaataatgctggttataaataaagttattattattattattattaaaacatggttatttcaatgtgcattcgaataaatagttccggttagttattagttgccacaactactgcactttattacactccactcttattgattgaactctgtaatgagatccttaaattccctcttgtagagtctgctgaattttatctgacagtttgtatattatgttcagactctaatgctCTAGTGTTgatattttatgctggtttgtatgtttatactattttacctgttttacattggtttaattatgctgtattttattgtatgttgaaactgggggagatgggagcgggatataaaaataaagttgttgttattattattattattactagctgtgcccggccacgcgttgctgtggtgtttgtctggtggtgtctgtattttataggcagtgtggaagaggcctaagtgaggcctaactttgcctgtcccctgggctgagtcggttgctaggagaccaagtgggcagagcttagccttctaactggcagcaattggataaaacaattattcctctccctctaattaggactttatttttcttttctttttgttgtatcaacctagaggcatggatgaggggttgtgctgtcaattttcgaggttgtggggtgtttagttttgttgttttgtcggtcaggattccatcactcttttatatatagacagatagagatagatagattattattatcctcTGGATGCGCGGCCTGGGGCTCTTCCATGGGGAGCCGCCCAGTCTCCATGGCAACCCAGAGCCCAGTCGCCATGGTAACCAAGGCCTACTCTCTCCTCGGGGCCTAGTAGTAGCTCCCTTTCCTACTCTTCGGCGGAGAAGCCAAGCCGGACCACGGGCCTCCTCTGCCCCCCGGCCTTCCGGACGCGAATACTCACAAACTGGCTCTTGCGGCTTCTCCTGAAGGCAAACGCCATGATAACGGAGGCGGAGGAGAGTCCGAAGAACAAGGCCGCTGAGGCCTCACTCCCCACCAGGAAAAGGACAAGACGCTTCCCGCTTAGCAACCGCCCCAAAACAAGCCGCGCGCCGATTGGCTACCGCCAGGCATGCTCTCCTCCAATCGCAGCTCGAACTAGCCCTTGAACTGTAATCCCCGCCCCCTTTTCCTCATTCCTTTGCCAGGGAGGCGGGACGAAGGCAAGGACGCCTGGAATGTGATTGGTCGAGAGGAGGCGGCGCGCGCTGTTTCCAAAAGGAGGCTCTTGAGGTGAGCTGGtctgttttatttactgtcctgattttagagttttttaaaatactgatagccagattttttttctctcctttctgttgtaaataaagaacaacactcagaaggcaggggaattccagacaggaaacaatcagggccagctaacacctcccaacaaagggttctcccaggcaggaagcagccagactttgaagctgctaaTTAAGCtgggccaatggcaacattcacacttgcctccaagagacgagagttctttctcctacagcgatataaaccccacttgcctactttccaacagacttcacaacctctgaggatgcctgtcatatatgtgggtgaaacatcaggagagaatgcttctggaacatagccatacagcccgggaaactcacagcaacccagtgattccggccatgaaagccattaacaacacattattatatttatatatacctcGCTATTTTCTCCACGAGGAGACTCCAAagagacaattattattattattattattattattattattattattgaatgtttgcattgaatgtttgcatgtatatgtgcattgtgatccgccctttggattggaagggtggaatataaatactgtaaataaattaatacatttattattattgttgttgttgttgtatgacacagcaaacaagatggatatgttggatttcgtttcacaaaatcacaagtcaaacacttcccaagtgtctaggactgtgtgatgtattttcagatgatgcgcgcagatcccagcagggtggccttttgcagttggcagattgtaatcttgttattattattattattgttgttgttattattattattattattattatttataccctgctttttctctccacaagcagactccaaagtggtggtggtgatgatgatgatgattattatttataccccacattttCTCCACCAGGAGACTCCAAAGaaacatgatcatcatcatcattattattattaatacccattttTTCTCCAGGATTCTCCAAagagacatattattattattattattattattattattattattattatccctctttTTTTCTCCGCAAGGAGACTCCAgagacatttattattattattattattattattattattattattattatttatacccagctcTTTCTCTCCATCAGGAGACGCAAAgctgcttacattaaaagcatttcaatacaatgggGTTGTGAGATTTGTAGTTGAGTAAGGCACCAGTCCTCTGCATTTTTTGCAataatacagttttgcttctttatttctttttcagttgCATGGTATTACTCACTTTGTTCAGAAAGCAGAGCTAGTTCAGCCATGGCCAACCATGTCTGCGCAGGAGCCGTGACTGTTCCTCATGGGCACGTGATTGGCAACGAGAAATGGAAAGGATCACAGATTGCCCAGAGCATCCAAGGTAAATATACGAATCAGAAAACAGTCTGCAAATGCAGAATATTTATACTGAAAAAGCAATAAGCTGCTACAGTTTGAGTATCCCTTAGTGGATAtgtttgagaccagaagtgttctgcATTTTGGAATTTAGGGGACTGGATTCATGAATAACTACGTATACAGTACATATGCATAATGAGATGGGACACAAATCTAAACTTGAAATAcatatatgtttcatatgcaccttatgtAGGGTaatttattacaagcatttatttttattttttatttattacaagcatttatatcccgcccttctcacccccaaggggggactcagggcggccttacaattagcatcattagacactgaacaaaccaatataaaacataatatatacaaatatacttgagtataagcctagtttttcagcccttttttaggactgaaaaaaaacctcctcaattaatgtaattttattggtatctcggcttatactggagtcaatgttttcccagtttttttgtggtaaaattaggtgccttagcttatattcgggtcggcttacactcaagtatatacggtagttaaaacatccatataaatatattattatttatttatttacagtatttatattccgcccttctcaccccgaaggggactcagggcggattacagtgaacacatatatggcaaacattcaatgccaacagacaaacaacatatatagacaggcacagaggcatttaacatttttttccagcttcatgattccggccacagggggagctgttgcttcactgtccactagtgcctatacttcctcattccattcctcgtgttttgctggcagttttatgatgttgtaaattagttaaattagcctcccgcataaagcgtacctaaatttccctaattgacagatgcaactgtctttcggggcagCATATACATTCAAGGGCGCATTACAATTCCAAACGAACATATATACCTGGCATTGCTCCCCTGCATTCCCTTTTCTTCCCCTCCTTTcatgtttttccccctttcctttctttcccttcttcttcctccctccctccctccctccctccctttctcccttctccagctttgagAGGGTCAACCCCACAATGTCTTAGCTGAATTTCCTTTTGAAGAAATGTTTAGACAAGGTTATACTTGAATTCATATTAAATTGCTCACTATAGTtcagctattattattaaaaactttTGGGTCCTTATGTTTCAAGGGAAAGTTAAGCTCATTCTGGAAGGCGGCCTGGGCATCGTGGACTTCCACCTCTCCAATCGATCCTGCGTCCTCTATGTTTCCGAAGCAGACCTTGTAGCGGGTAATGGCTTCAAAAGAAGACTTGTTTGCTTTAGAAATGTAAGTACATTCTGTGCCTGTCTGTGATCATGAGATACAGGTGGGAAAATGCACCTATTTCAAGGGGCACTGTTTGTACATTATTCCTGAGAATTTTCTTTTGTTCTTCAAGTCTTACAGCCTTCAAGGAATCATCATTGTCGAAAAAACCCTGATAAGCGACCAGTACTTCCCCGCCGTGCAGAAGTTTGTGATCCTGGAACTTGGGATGGCATTACTTCCAGTTGCCAATCAGGGAGAAGCAGCCCAGCTTATCATCCAACTCGTAAGTTACTTATAAAGCTGCCTGTACTATTGTTCAGGATTTTATCTGTTTGGTTTGGTCATGAGAGATATGGGAGTGGATTGAAATGCATAGATAAGGAATTGATCTGGGGAGCACTTTAAAACAATTCAGGATTGTGTTGTCGAATTCAGGATTGTATTCCCGTTTTGAAACCAATGGCTCCAGGAGGTGAGCAGTGATTTCAAATTGCTTGCTCTTGTTTTTCCTTGTTCACAATGTAACTGAGATgggaagagttgttgttgtttttttttcagactgttggagatagcaacacTAAATAGACACTCTTTTTATCAGTTTGATTGTTTGCCCATTTATATCCATATAAACCTTTTAATGCTGTGgataattgtttatatttcctgctcttaattatgtttttaaactatgacctgtttaatttgtttttaaatctgatgcttgttgttttaactgtttgattttattatgttatgtgatttatattgggcttgtccctccgtgagccgctctgagtccccgttggggagatggaggcggcatacaaaaataaagatgatgttgttgttgttattttatttatttatttatttacagcatttatattccgcccttctcaccccaaaggggactcagggcggatcacattgcacacataaaggcaaacattcaatgccataacatagaacagagacagagacaagatgcaggcacgggctggcctcgaactcatgacctcttggtcagagtgatttgttgcagctggcttgttttccagcctgcgccacagcccgccacagcccggcctggcgCAGGCTGGAAATTTGTTGGAaacaaatttgttgttgttgttgttatagcctTCTCAAGCTtcctctatttaatgttttgtctgttttataatgtgtcggTTTATTTCCTGTAGTGTATGTCTTatttgatttgcagttttcttagctttATGtacttaggagcccctggtggctcaacggttaaaccgctgagctgctgaacttgttgaccaaaaggtcagcgatttgaatccggggaacggggtgagctctctttgttagccccagcttctgccaacctagctgttcgaaaacatacaaatgtgagtagataaatagttactgcttcagcgggaaggtaacggtgctccgtgcaatcatgccggccatatgataatataatagagtaaaataatacatgtagtagtaataataataagatcagagttaaataataaatgtattattaataataacaaatagagtaaaataaatgtgatagtagcaacaataatagagaa from Anolis carolinensis isolate JA03-04 unplaced genomic scaffold, rAnoCar3.1.pri scaffold_9, whole genome shotgun sequence carries:
- the faap24 gene encoding Fanconi anemia core complex-associated protein 24, with translation MANHVCAGAVTVPHGHVIGNEKWKGSQIAQSIQGKVKLILEGGLGIVDFHLSNRSCVLYVSEADLVAGNGFKRRLVCFRNSYSLQGIIIVEKTLISDQYFPAVQKFVILELGMALLPVANQGEAAQLIIQLVFEQMKDRLSNPFLMKKSPKLLESSIIQTVQQIPGVGKAKALLLLERFRSLHQLCNASVPDLEEVVGRSLAQQIHAFFTA